ATGGCGGGTTTTCGGAGGCAAATATGGGATTTAtgtaaaagtttgtgatttttatgagaaaaaaaaggttcatgggagaattatgactaaatcTAAAGTTAAatgtttttatgagataaaaaaaatttcgagtaaaatcagGATtggagatttatttttttggtcgaatggggATTGGAGTTAAAGTCGGAGATTTTTTGACGAAATTAGGTCGTCTTATAAGTCATTTTCCCTATCACGCTTGATAATCTCCTTTGTCAGTCCGCGCAACCAAACATGTAGCCGCATAGGCAAGATGCTCTGCTGCGAAACCCTAGTGCACCTCTTCTTGCATTCACCAACAACACCCCAAATTCCGCATCCTCATCCCTTGGGATCCCACTATAATAATAAGTTAACAACCATAGCGCAGATCACCGTAAgtgatattcaaatatttcgGCTTGACTAATCCCGGTGGATACACACGAATTACCCCATCTATGTGTTTGAACACTGAACATGCTACTTCCGTATTGAGTGTATAACCGCTTGACCATCTCTTTTAGACTACGTTTGGTAGTCAAGATAAAATTCAAGATAGAATAAAGTTTATTGTATCTTGTGTTTGGAACAAGATAGGACAAAGTCGGATATAAGAATATAGTCCAGATAAAATTATCCCTGGGGTATGTGGGAAAAAGTTAGGATTTCTAATATCTATAatattaaattcattttttctagAATAGCAAACttcttaaaataatatttcGAATTATAAtatagaaatttaaaataatgaaaaaattaatttttatttattcctatttttatttctatttagtATTATGTTcgttacatattttaggtatattagtatattttattattttaaaaaaattaacaagaattaaaaaataaaagaaaagagatgaaaaaaataaaaatataagcaAATAGGAATGAAGTAGGCAAGAGCCTCGTGAGAAATTCTTACCATCTTCCtttgtgcaatttttaggtCCATTTACACCGATGTTGTTTATACCATACAATAAACgtgataggatatgaaaatattacTTTTTTATTACCGTGATCTACTTAGTATGAAGATAAATGAGAAGTTTGCTACCAtattatgaattttattaacAAGTGCCAAAGCAACTGAGTGGAAAAACTTTGCAGTTTGCAATCCACTAATTATGCTCGTATTATATACAATCAATGCTTTCAGAAGTGCCATTTTCCATATTAGGTATGCTTGGTCAGGGCCTCAAGGGCACTCATTGACCCTTTCGGTGCTCCAATtgttagaagaaaaaaaaaatgaaaattcctcGTGTAAATTGTGTCATCTTAAAGCGATGTGAATTTAAGACATCGCTATTCCTTTCCCACGCATCTTAAGGTTGTCGATAACGCAGTTAGAATCAACGAAGGATCTTCCAACCACTTGAAGCTTAGCATTAATCAAGGTCAAATTACAATCTAATTCTAGCAGTTGATCGATTCCTCAACATAAACATATGACGTCCTGGGAAAAGGACAATGGGCATCTTTTAACTCGTACGAAAGAGCATCATGCAGCCCCGTCACACTTGGGACGATGCTCCACATGAGCTACAAGGGAGTAAGAAATCAGGCTGTCTAGACCAACCTGGACATGTAATGATACCTGGCGAACTCGGGCTTGGCAACTAATCAATGTTGGAGCCCCGTCAACTTGCATTCATTGCGCTCAAGAGCATGCTCCTTTTTGGCTGCGAGGCAATTCTTGGCAAGGATTTGTGTGCGTTTCTTTTGCTCGTTCACTACGCTTTCTTCTACTCCCACTAGCACCACGGTGAAATGGCGGTGACAGGCTCGTTCAAAATGAACGATAATTATGactcaaatcaaatatttgatCATGAGTGTGGAGCGCTTATGATAACATCTAAGGCGGGTCACCCACGTTGGTTGCCTCTTTCTACCCCTCACTTATAAGAAAATATCATTTGTTGATGTAAACTTTTTCGTGCAATATGTTTGTGTTCTCCAATTTCGAAATGTCCCAAAAGGCATTTCACACTTCTTATTGTAATGTTCCATACTACTATTGTCAACCTAGAATAGGGTCGTAAGGGAAAAATGGTGAGAGAACACGAACATATAATAAGCATAGAAGCTACACTTGAAGAGAAGATtgatttagaccaaaaaaagaaaaggagaagattgaTAACGAACTTAGCCCCTAAAAAAGGGAAGACGCTATCTTAGACGGGTAGAGCAATATATATTTAATCGATTGTTCAGAGCACACCGATTTCTACTATACAATCCAATCGGCTGCCACGAAGCACTTTTGACCGACTCGATGCCTTTACAATAAAATTCTGGTGGGCTGTGCCAGCAGAGAAAAATAGATACTTTACAACCTAAATGTTAGGATTCTAGGTAGAAATAAGAAGAGGGGAGGAATGGCTTTCGGCAGAACAAGGATTAAAACATTGTTTGCTCCTACAGCTCAGTTGGGGTATGATCCATTACTAATCTAAGCGCACGAAAGGATGAGAcctgaaaatttcattttgaaaagTAGCTTTCTAAAAAGCTGCTTAAAAATAAGTATTAAAATAACTTTTTAGTAAACGAATTTTTCAAAGTAATCTGAAGTGTGTTGTTCTACCCTAGCAAATGGCAAAGTACACTAGGAGTGAcaatatttatatacggcgctcactttagtgccaatattttttttggatcatttaagtgccaatttttttgaaaaattattatttcagTGTCAACTCCTATGAGCTTTGTCGGAAATCTAATGTGGCATCTACTTGGCTCGCTGGAGATcctagtcaataaaaaaatcaaaaattgataaaaaaaaatccacgtaatattaaaaaataaaaataaactaaaaaaactaaaaataagataaaaaaaaaaaaaaaaaatttaagttgcagcggcgagggcaaacagaaaaataaattttaaaaaaaaacttgcagtTACAACGATGagggctaatttttttaaaaaattaacttaatttttagtttaaaagtccacgtggcgTCCACATggattgaattttaaaagaaaaattgccacgtggacgCCATGCGGatagactttttttaaaaaaaaaattccacaaaatattaagaaattaattttttaaaaaatgccacgtgtactGTTTCGTCcgaattagcacttaagtgatcgttttttttttttttctgatttggcacttaagaaatccaaaaaaaaaaaaatattggcttaaagtgagtgccgtacacaaatattggcactcctgcTGTACTTTTGCCACTAGTAAACGTATATGATTCCGAAATACTAAATATCGACTATTGATTTCATAACATCTAGTTTGTAGATTGTTGCTGGGAAGAATCAGCTTCCCATCCAATATACGCGCGGAAAAGGAGAAACACCGAGAACGAGAGTAGCCCATCGAGACtactatggaaaaaaaaaatcatataatgACGGAGTTCATAAATATGGAACTTGTTATTAAAGCATCCCATATCGTTTGCCTATGGAAGCTCTACctattaatttaagcttttgggtaAGACATTATACCATGATATTagacttaatttttttccccGTTCGTCGAATTCTACGTGTCGATGTATATTAATGTATATTCGGTGGGATATTTGTTGGCTAATGATCTTGCGGCGATATTATAGTTCAAGGGACGGTCAATATATTTAATCTCTTGCGTCTACACCTGGCAGACTCCTCTTCAAGTGGGTGAAGTATTTCTTATGCAAAAGCAAAGGATCAATATCGGAATCGCACAGATGGCTCATATATACTTTTGCTGttcttcctttccctttcttttggcCAGGACTAAATACTATTGCTCTTGGAGGGGGCGGAAAGTAATTGGTAAGAGTCAGGGAGCTTAGTAGACGAAGTTAGTGAGTGTTGCTCTTGGGCAAGGACAGGGAAGTGAGAAGGGGGACTTTGTTCCGTTTCCCCTGTTCAGAAGAATCAAAACTTAATTGCAAAACAATGGAATTCGGCATCTTCATCGCATTATACTTCCCGTCATTGAGTGGGCAAGTAATACGGTGACATAATTTTGCATAAAGTTAGGTATGCTTATTGAGGATTGTACGCGCGATTTAGTACAGTTACTTTTGTTCTCAAGTAAATGACATTCATATTTTCATATGATTCCGGGTTATCTGGGCTTCCCATGATGTTGTGAATCGACTTTCTGGACAGAGTATAGACAAGAAGAATTGATATCTAACATTGAGGATGATTGATCAACCAAGATTTTCAATTGCCGGTGTTGGCACCAAAATAAATCGCCCGTCGAGACATGAGCTGCACACGTGAGAAATTGATACATGTGTGGATCACATGAGGAATCAATGCATGTGCAAAGCACGTGGGGAGTCAATACCTGAGCAAGACACATGAAGGGTCGACATAATACGTGGTAAACACGTGAAGAGAAGACGTTTAGATAGAGAATATAGAAATCGGGCGCCATTTGAAGAGAAGACGTCAAGCGTCATTTGAAGAAACCATTCGGCCAATCAGTGAAATCGGGCGCCAATAAGAAGGCAATCCCATAgaattccaagtttttcaagGAGCGCCAAAGGTTGTGAAAATTGTTTCCTTGAATTTCATGATAGTAGAATAAATTCGAAGCGGATAAGGTTCAAATAGCCTCTAAAAGAAGGTCAAGGAGTTCGTAGAATGCAGAGGACATGGGGCTAGCCCCTCACGATCATAAGAGAATTTTTAAGTGTCCAATCAACAATTACTGGGTTGACAAACTTCAAAGCCCCAGGATATGGAAAACGTTGGCACGACCGACACCAATGGAAATTGGAAAAAGGCGCCAACAACATCGGTTATCTAGAATCAAATAACTGCTCGAAGGCTGGGAAAAAGGGATTCAAAAGACCAAAGAAGGCGACAATTGTTGGTGCACTAGGATTACAACCGCCGAAGAGCAGTTACTATTCCAATCGCTATAAATATCACCAAGTATCAACGGAGAACGGCCCCCCgaacaaaatcaacaaatttatatTGTCTTTACTTATCGTACtgcatttactttttttaactaTAGCTTTCGGATTCtcgtcgtcgagtcaaactccgttGTTTATCTTTATCCCAGATACTATGCCATTGATTCAAACTCTGACACTGTTTTGGGTGCATTGGTTTGTTAGTTTTTGAAGAGAACTGTGCTTGTCAGGCCATACCATCAAGTCAAACTATGATTTGGTTTACGTTTGtgcattttctttcaatttcatctGTATCGGTTCCTTTGGATTTGTGCTTGTAGGCTCTCGCCATCGAGTTAAATTCCAGTCGagacaatatttgtgtaattctATTGGATTTTGTACAAACTTTGTGTGTTGATTCCTCTAATTATCTGGAACTCTTATGTCCAAAATCATCACAGAACCtcttatcacatttaaaagccgaaAGGACGAATTTCGGTGAAATATATTTTGTCGTGGAACGATTTCGGCGAAATAGCCGGCGAGatgaaaaaaacatgaaaatagcTTGTTAAATACTGCAATTGACTCGGTATAACTAAATGACTAGTGTAACTGAGGTTCTCTCGCAATTAGGGGCCAATTAGATCATCAATGGCCACTGGAATTTGTTGAACAACAAATGAATCCGGCGACTGAACGGTCGCATCTCATGAGTTGCGTCGTCAAGTTGTGACTGGCTACAGTGAGGGTCATCTTCGCCAAAATTCTTTCATTCTTGATGAGTTATTGGGTTCTGTTTTATTTCTCTAAGTCGTTCTGTGTGAGTTGCTGCTCTTCTGAAGGACCTCCCCAtcttcttattctttcttcAGCAACAGAAGCCTGAAAGTTGCAGAGACAGCGATGAGCTTTTTCAACCTATTCCTGAAGCATTCATATCTTTGAACAAACAGAGGCATTAAGAAGACGTTTCACCTCTTTATTCCAATTCGTCTTGGAAACCATGAAGATGAGCACACATGTTTGCACTACTGTGCCCGTCAGCATTCCGCACCAGATCCCCTGAGTTTCAATGATGTCACTTTAGTGATCAATTTGGACTATCTTGCATTGCTTTTGGTTTATCAAATCAATGGTAAAACTATTGCAAAGAGTGGAACTTTTACTTCCAAGATGATTGAGCATGAAAGGAAACTTACCTTGACACCCCAGCCTAGCTTATAACCAAAGATCAGACCCAAGGGAACTCCAAACAGATAATAGCAAGCAATGTTCACATATGCGACCGTGGCTTGCCATCCAGCTCCGACGGCCATGCCTGTTAAGAGGAGTAGGACCGTTGTACATTTAACATTTCTCTAATCGGGAAAGTGATAGCTAAAACATATGAAAGAAAGATTGGCAAATCTACCGGAGAGCACTGGTTGGACGTTATTGATGACAATGCACAAGGCCAGCACTGGTGTGAGCTCCTTAACCAGTTCTTGGACAGACGTGTCACTCGAGAATAGGGACGGATATAAGTCCTGAGTGGCGAGCAAGATCGCCGATAAGACCAGACTGATCAAGAACGAGGAGATCACGGCCACTATGAGCGAGAACTTTGCTGTTCTTGGATGAGCCGCTCCGAGTTCATTAGACACCCTCACACTGCGATGACCAAGAAACCATGTTAGATGCAGAGAGAGATTTTTCCGGTTGGCCTATAATTCTAGTACCAACCTTATGGCAGTGTTCATTCCAAGAGCCTCCATGAGTGTCCACCCTAGTATGTTTATGCTGCAACAACAGATACAGTGCATCAAATCAAACATCATAACCAAGAGTCAAACTGCCCCCTCAATCACATTAATCTTATCCAAATTATGTTTTAACACAGTTACCAAATAGGAAACTCCGGGTCGTGCATGTGGGTCCTATATTTACTAGTAACTTATGACAAATCcccatctttaaaaaaaaaaatgcaactttACCGTTCTCCTTTGATTGAACCAGCAACAGAAGAAGACAAACAATACAcgataaagaagaaaagatgagagTTGATATTTCATCTGAACAATGATTAGGTTGTTTGGTGATGTAAGGAAAACGTTAGAGGCCAAAGACAGACAACTAATGATGAACAATCCTTTACCTGTCCGCGGACAAGAGAATGCCATACTTTCAGTTTGACGTTAAtgcaatctctctttctctctgtcaaACTGGTAGGTGGgcagttcaagattaaatcacTTAGATATCTGGTGCTATACATATTCGAGGACACTCCCCTCCTGTGCTAATTTAGCCAATCTCTACTGTAAACCGCAACTAAATTCTCGAGGGACTAATCAGGTAAAAAGGCATGAAACCTCAAACGCATCCAAAGAAGTTCTCAAACTTGCATCCTCAATGAAAACCTTGTCGAACTTTGGTCCTGATTCATCAGTTCTATAAGCAAAGCACGGGTCACGTTGATATCGCTTGTCGGTTTGACATTGGTGTCCACAACGTTAGTCAAATGGGGTTGTTGCAGGAAACGACGCAGATCTCGCTTCTCAATCATCAGTAATATcaaaaacagtttttttttttttttgaaaagaacaaACACTGCTAAAGAAAACAGGTTGATTAAAGAGGCTGCATAGACATTAAAGCGACATGTCCCAACTCAAATTTTTCTATCTATTTCATTTCTCAACTGATTTGGCCTTTTGCTTCTCAAGAATTGAATGAGGGCAGATGAATAACGAATAGGTGAAGGGGAAAACTTTACCAGATAGACAAGGCATCCACGGAAATCTCGGCATTCTTCAAGTAACCCGCGAATAGAATGAGCGCCATGAAATACCAAAATTCCAAGCtgcaacaagaagaaaagaaaagaaaacataaggCACGTGAAATTCAATCTTCAGGGACGTGCATCTCTCGTCAAAGTCCTCACTGTCAAGCTTATCTCGCTCGTCGTGCCTAAGACTGGTAGAGgttgaaggaaggaggagaggaAAGCAAGTTTTGACACGTCTTTCATGGTCGCAACCATTAGTCTTCACTGTTCTGTAAACCACGACCCTCATGTAATGGCTAATGCTAGGGATGTTAAAGACGATTTCGCAGTGACAGAGATCGTGAAAGATGTTAAGCGAAACTCGTTACCAGAGCATGACGGCCGAAGCGATGGACAGCCGAACGAAACCCCACAGGTTCTCGAACGCCTTCCATGAGAACCCCGTCCACGCCCTCCCGCACGTCGTGCCTAAGACTGGTAGAGgttgaaggaaggaggagaggaAAGCACGTTTTGACACGTCTTTCATGGTCGCAACCATTAGTCTTCACTGTTCTGTAAACCACGACCCTCATGTAATGGCTAATGCTAGGGATGTTAAAGACGATTTCGCAGTGACAGAGATCGTGAAAGATGTTAAGCGAAACTCGTTACCAGAGCATGACGGCCGAAGCGATGGACAGCCGAACGAAACCCCACAGGTTCTCGAACGCCTTCCATGAGAACCCCGTCCACGCCCTCCCGCACGTCCCGCTGAATATGTAGGCGACCTGGGCCGCCACGATGACCACCCACGACGCGTCCAGCACGATGGCGGCCCCCACCAGCCCCCACCGGAGCTTCAGCATCAGCAGCCAGCTGAACACCGTGTGGAGCACCAGGACCACTGCCGCAATGACCGCCATCGCCATGATCTTGCTCTGCGCCTGCAGGAACTTGGCGATCGGGAAGTTCATCGCGTACATGAACAGCTGCGGGATCATCCAGATCGCAAACTCCCCCGCCGCCTCCGAGATCGCCGCCGTCTGCCCGATTAGCCGCAGGAGCTTGGCCGCAAAGATGTACAGGAAGCAGAGTGCGACGGCGGTCGTGTTGAGGATGACCCACGACCGCTGCATGTAAATGCCCAGCATGTCGAGCTGCCCCGCGCCGTAAGCCTGCCCGCACAGCGTCTCCAGCGCGCTTCCCATCCCGAGCTGCCAGATTTGTTGCCAGCAAATTTCATTATACCGTATTCGGCACGCGGACTCGAACCGACAGTCGGACTGAGTTATATGTGTGGATGCCCGAAAATTGCATATAAAAAACTGATTTATCTTCTGCTTCTCGATTGCACTTCCCAATTACAACAACTCCAGATTAATGCGCAAAATCAAATTCATTATCCGTTCGGCACGTGAACTGGGATGTGCACTATAATCACGTCAGTTACAGGAACACGCGAACGCATATATATACTTTCATACCATGACACCAAAGGAGAAACCCTCAATGACGGAGTTCTCGACAGAGACGGCAGCGAGGTCAAGGGTGCCGACGTGGCCGGCGAAGACCTGGGTGATGGCGCCGAGGGAGTACCGGCAGATGAAGGTAAAGATGGCGGGGCCGGCAAGGAACCACAGCTTCTTGGACTCCTTGGCAAACGTCCAGAGGAAGTCGCGGGGCCCCTTGATTGGCGGGATGTCGTTGGCGTGCGGTGTGAAGGTGAAGGCGTCAGTGGTTGAGAGCAGCAGGTTGGCATCGATCACCTGCTGGTCACAGGCATGGTCGCCGCCGCTGCCCCCGACGTCATGATCACGGGCGGGCGAGAGGAGTGGCCGCTTGGCGTTCTCCATGACTCAGCAGCAACAACAGTAGCAATCTTagtgttgttgctgctgctgcagagagagagattattacCATATAAGTACTGTGGAGTAGAGATTGATATGATTATTAACCATGCTATTACTATTATAAATATAGTAATAGCATGGTCAGTACCATCTGACTGTCAGCCAAGAGTTTTCCTTATAGATTATAGCGATCTGGGTATGTTATTCTTCTGTGGAGGAGAGATTGGTATGGGGGACAATAGATTATAATCATTATTACTATATGTATGCACAGTGGATGGAAATTTTACATGGGAGTTAGGTCGATCCAAgttggatttttgcaatttgtaaaaagaaaacattaaagcacaacaaaagggaaaaattcgcTGGTATGTCGAGGGACATGCAAATCGGTCCTACAAGGCTTAATACACTAAAAAACGCCTAAGTTTAGATTTAGTCATGCTTctaccataaacttttttatcccataaaaaacATCAACTTTAGATCTGCTCTCAATTCTAcgataaactttttttgtctcatttttAGGTCCCAAATTTGCCTCTGTTAACGATCCATCGAAATTTTTTGTTGACTCACAAACCCAAACTATTTGATAGCGTCGAGCCGAGTGTTTTGAGTGCAAGCTCTCCGACTGCGAGATATGGAAGACTCTAGAGCATGAGAGATTGGAGATTGAAAACTGAGTGCAAAATGGAATATCTTCAAGCAAGAAGGAAGGAAGACCATCTTAAGAGTAAGAGCAATCAAAGAAAGTTAACCCTAATTGTTCTTGGATatgaaatttggggaaaaattgGAGCAATGACATAGAAATGCCATGTAGGATCATTAAGGGTAATTTTGAATGGAGGGTAAACGAGGCAAATATGGGATTtaagtaaaaattggtgattttttatgagataaaaatatATGGGAGAATTACTACTAGACCTAAAATTGGaggtttttatgagataaaaaggATAGAATCGGGGATTAGAATTAAAGTTGGACATTTTTTAGGGCATTACGCTATCCTATAAGTCATTTTCCAAATCACGTTTGATCATCTGCGTAGTCAGTTTGCGCGACCAAACATGTACCCGCATGAGCATGGCGCTATCCTGCGAAACCCTAATACACATCTTCTTGCATTCACCAACAACACCCCAAATT
The genomic region above belongs to Rhodamnia argentea isolate NSW1041297 chromosome 6, ASM2092103v1, whole genome shotgun sequence and contains:
- the LOC115757098 gene encoding protein DETOXIFICATION 29-like → MENGEQPLLSPSERVDRADHVVGNGGGGDHAHDQQTMVANLPLSTTVNDSFTFTPQVDDIPPIKGPRDFLREFAKESKKLWFLAGPAIFTSICRYSLGAITQVFAGHVGTLDLAAVSVENSVIEGFSFGVMLGMGSALETLCGQAYGAGQLDMLGIYMQRSWVILNTTAVALCFLYIFAAKLLRLIGQTAAISEAAGEFAIWMIPQLFMYAMNFPIAKFLQAQSKIMAMAVIAAVVLVLHTVFSWLLMLKLRWGLVGAAIVLDASWVVIVAAQVAYIFSGTCGRAWTGFSWKAFENLWGFVRLSIASAVMLCLEFWYFMALILFAGYLKNAEISVDALSICINILGWTLMEALGMNTAISVRVSNELGAAHPRTAKFSLIVAVISSFLISLVLSAILLATQDLYPSLFSSDTSVQELVKELTPVLALCIVINNVQPVLSGMAVGAGWQATVAYVNIACYYLFGVPLGLIFGYKLGWGVKGIWCGMLTGTVVQTCVLIFMVSKTNWNKEASVAEERIRRWGGPSEEQQLTQNDLEK